In Campylobacter sp. VBCF_01 NA2, one DNA window encodes the following:
- a CDS encoding ATP-dependent helicase, which translates to MKFLDELNEAQRRAALHIDGAMLILAGAGSGKTKTITARLAYLLANGVPAQNTLTLTFTNKAASEMRSRALNLIANLRLEVGVPLLCTFHKFGLLFLKFYISELGRKPNFAVIDTDDKKKILKSFEINLQTSTMANEISKYKNALIGPDKLKNNIASLSDDIRQANEGFYAKMLEAYTRYEEYLLSNNLVDFDDLLVLPYKILDANETLCDEVSRQYTYITVDEYQDTNEIQFKLLQKLCKAHQNLTVVGDDDQSIYSWRGARVENILKFRDQFENVKYVKLEENYRSTSQILFAANELISHNKNRLGKNLKSTFGKGEDIKILHCENESDESAQVAAKIKELINSGIHPAQIAVLYRVNALSRALEEGLNRAKIAYRIVGGVKFYERAEIKDIIAYLRLIINENDDFSMRRIINVPKRGIGKVSLARLDEIGARKHLSLFDAFSDQGANLSAKAKEALEKLKLHINELSHEPSVEKKIDGVLDKFELKEYYEGMPEGDDRVANINEFCAMLKDEAINKPNFDLGEFLNDLALLSDQDNISTEAINIMSVHASKGLEFSHLFVIGLEEGFFPIISDTTDLEEERRLAYVAITRAKKELTLSFANSRFYRGKRDYLSKSRFLGEAGLIDIPLSPQSDGEFKKGDLITHKLFGMGKVSAVNGDKLTINFGGIERMIMKNFVQKLV; encoded by the coding sequence ATGAAATTTTTAGACGAATTAAACGAGGCTCAGCGCAGGGCAGCACTGCATATAGACGGAGCTATGCTGATTTTAGCGGGCGCAGGTAGTGGCAAAACTAAAACAATCACCGCGCGCCTAGCTTACCTGCTAGCAAACGGCGTGCCCGCGCAAAACACGCTCACGCTAACTTTCACAAACAAAGCAGCTAGCGAAATGCGTTCTCGCGCGCTTAATCTAATCGCAAATTTAAGGCTTGAAGTGGGCGTGCCACTGCTATGCACATTTCATAAATTCGGACTTTTGTTTTTGAAATTTTACATTAGCGAGCTTGGCCGTAAGCCAAATTTTGCCGTCATAGACACAGACGATAAGAAAAAAATCCTAAAATCGTTTGAGATAAATTTGCAAACAAGCACCATGGCAAATGAAATTTCAAAATACAAAAACGCCCTAATTGGCCCAGATAAGCTTAAAAACAATATCGCCTCTCTAAGCGATGATATCAGGCAGGCAAACGAGGGATTTTACGCCAAAATGCTAGAAGCTTACACCAGATACGAGGAGTATTTGCTAAGCAATAATTTAGTCGATTTCGATGATTTGCTCGTGCTTCCTTATAAAATTTTAGACGCAAACGAGACACTTTGCGATGAAGTTTCGCGCCAATACACCTACATAACCGTCGATGAGTATCAAGACACGAACGAAATTCAGTTTAAACTACTACAAAAGCTTTGCAAAGCGCACCAAAATTTAACCGTCGTGGGCGATGATGATCAGAGCATTTATAGCTGGCGTGGGGCTAGGGTGGAAAATATCCTAAAATTTCGCGATCAATTTGAAAATGTAAAATATGTGAAATTAGAGGAAAATTACCGCTCGACTAGCCAAATTCTCTTCGCCGCAAACGAGCTAATTTCGCATAATAAAAACCGCCTAGGCAAAAATTTAAAAAGCACATTTGGCAAGGGCGAAGATATCAAAATCCTACACTGCGAAAACGAAAGCGACGAAAGCGCGCAGGTAGCGGCAAAAATCAAAGAGCTCATAAACTCAGGTATCCACCCAGCCCAAATCGCCGTGCTTTACCGCGTAAATGCTCTTTCGCGCGCACTCGAAGAGGGGCTAAACCGCGCGAAAATCGCATATCGCATAGTAGGTGGCGTGAAATTTTACGAAAGAGCCGAGATCAAAGATATCATCGCATACCTGCGCCTAATCATCAACGAAAACGACGATTTTTCAATGCGACGCATTATAAATGTCCCAAAAAGGGGCATTGGCAAGGTTAGCCTTGCAAGGCTCGATGAAATCGGCGCAAGGAAGCATTTAAGCCTGTTTGATGCGTTTTCGGATCAGGGTGCAAATCTAAGTGCCAAAGCAAAAGAGGCCCTAGAAAAGCTCAAACTCCACATAAACGAACTCTCGCACGAGCCAAGCGTGGAGAAAAAAATCGACGGAGTGCTGGATAAATTTGAGCTAAAAGAATACTACGAGGGTATGCCAGAGGGCGATGATAGAGTGGCTAATATCAACGAATTTTGCGCTATGCTAAAAGATGAAGCCATAAATAAGCCAAATTTTGATTTGGGCGAGTTTTTAAACGATTTAGCACTCCTTAGCGATCAAGACAATATCAGCACAGAGGCGATAAATATCATGAGCGTGCATGCTAGCAAGGGTTTGGAGTTTTCACACCTTTTTGTCATCGGGCTTGAAGAGGGGTTTTTCCCAATCATCAGCGACACGACAGATTTAGAAGAGGAGCGCAGGCTAGCGTATGTAGCCATAACTAGGGCGAAAAAAGAGCTAACGCTTAGTTTTGCGAATTCACGCTTTTATCGCGGGAAACGGGACTATCTATCCAAATCGCGATTTTTAGGCGAAGCAGGGCTAATCGATATTCCACTTAGCCCACAAAGTGACGGCGAGTTTAAAAAGGGCGATTTAATCACCCACAAACTCTTTGGCATGGGCAAAGTAAGCGCGGTAAATGGCGACAAACTTACCATAAATTTCGGCGGAATCGAGCGCATGATAATGAAAAATTTCGTGCAAAAACTAGTATGA
- a CDS encoding M3 family oligoendopeptidase — MNWDLSELFQNEEKFELAIENTRTKASEFEAKFRGNLANLTCDEFCEALGEYERINAQISKIMSFVHLDFARDTTRGARQAKVEQICNDIAQNLLFFELEFNELSEERAQNFIAGSGRFAYYLNLLKKHKSHQLSLLEEKVLLKTSVVGAEAFSRLFDESMARLKFDFGGEKISEEELLSHLYDSDRNARKQAAVSLSAVLEQNSHLLTYIYNMIKTSLKISCELRGYAQGELIMHEENQIEKSSVDALISATERNFDLVWRYYDKKREILGLEKLYDFDRYAPLNLNDDSKFSFDEARQIVLDAFDKFNPKFGQIAREAFAKNWIDAMPKPNKQSGAFSHSGSADTHPFVLLNFTAKRRDVFTLAHELGHAIHQYLSYGVGYFYSFTPLTTAETASVFCEMLVFDYMLSRADKSVARAMIANKLEDIFATLYRQIGFTTFERRIHASPDELATEQINEIWLEESKKMFGEALELRDEYKIWWSYIPHFIHTPFYCYSYGFAQLLVLALYGLYKSGKISNFAEIYTEFLSSGGSDSPKNLVAKFGLNLDDDKFWEIGISQIRSLVDEFVKE, encoded by the coding sequence ATGAATTGGGATTTGAGTGAATTATTTCAAAACGAGGAAAAATTTGAGCTTGCCATAGAAAATACACGCACTAAGGCTAGCGAATTTGAGGCGAAATTTAGGGGAAATTTAGCGAATTTAACCTGCGATGAATTTTGCGAAGCGTTAGGCGAATACGAGCGCATAAACGCGCAAATTTCAAAGATTATGAGCTTCGTGCATTTAGATTTCGCCAGAGATACTACGCGTGGGGCAAGGCAAGCCAAAGTGGAGCAAATCTGCAACGATATCGCCCAAAATTTGCTATTTTTCGAGCTAGAATTTAACGAGCTTAGCGAGGAGAGAGCGCAAAATTTCATCGCGGGTAGCGGGCGTTTTGCTTACTATTTAAATTTGCTTAAAAAACACAAATCGCACCAGTTAAGCCTGCTTGAAGAAAAGGTTTTGCTAAAAACGAGCGTGGTTGGCGCAGAGGCGTTTTCGAGGCTGTTTGATGAGAGTATGGCAAGGCTAAAATTTGACTTTGGGGGCGAGAAAATCAGTGAAGAGGAGCTTTTATCACACCTTTACGATAGCGATAGAAATGCACGCAAGCAGGCCGCAGTCTCGCTAAGTGCGGTCTTAGAGCAAAATTCACACCTTTTAACCTACATTTATAATATGATAAAAACTAGCCTTAAAATCAGTTGCGAGCTTCGCGGATACGCACAAGGCGAGCTAATCATGCACGAAGAAAACCAAATCGAAAAATCAAGCGTCGATGCGCTCATTAGCGCAACCGAGCGAAATTTTGATTTAGTGTGGCGCTACTATGATAAAAAGCGCGAAATTTTGGGACTTGAAAAGCTCTATGATTTTGATCGATACGCACCGCTAAATTTAAACGACGATAGCAAATTTAGCTTTGATGAGGCCAGACAAATCGTCCTTGACGCCTTTGATAAATTTAACCCTAAATTTGGGCAAATCGCAAGGGAAGCGTTTGCGAAAAACTGGATTGATGCAATGCCAAAGCCAAATAAACAAAGTGGTGCATTTTCGCACTCTGGTTCGGCTGATACGCACCCGTTTGTGCTACTAAATTTCACCGCCAAGCGTCGCGATGTATTCACCCTAGCGCACGAGTTAGGTCATGCAATCCACCAGTATTTAAGCTATGGCGTGGGATATTTTTACTCATTTACGCCACTTACCACAGCTGAGACAGCCTCTGTATTTTGCGAAATGCTAGTCTTTGACTATATGCTCTCGCGCGCGGATAAAAGCGTGGCTCGCGCCATGATAGCAAACAAACTCGAAGATATTTTTGCCACGCTGTATCGCCAGATAGGATTTACGACATTTGAGCGCAGAATTCACGCCTCGCCTGATGAGCTAGCCACCGAGCAAATCAATGAAATTTGGCTAGAAGAGTCCAAAAAAATGTTTGGCGAGGCGCTAGAACTTAGAGATGAATATAAAATTTGGTGGAGTTATATACCGCACTTTATCCATACGCCGTTTTACTGCTACTCTTATGGCTTTGCGCAGTTGCTAGTTTTGGCGCTTTATGGGCTGTATAAAAGTGGCAAAATTTCAAATTTCGCCGAAATTTACACTGAATTTTTAAGCTCGGGCGGAAGCGATTCGCCGAAAAATTTAGTCGCAAAATTTGGGCTAAATTTAGATGATGATAAATTTTGGGAGATTGGAATTTCTCAAATTCGCTCTCTCGTCGATGAGTTTGTAAAGGAGTAA
- the smpB gene encoding SsrA-binding protein SmpB, protein MIKELTKNRKAFHDFEILENFEAGVVLKGSEVKSLRAGRANLKDSFCRIIRGELFLLGAHISYLEHTNPHFRPDEKAPRKLLMHKKQIDKLLGHVSKDGLTLVVTSLYLNDKNRVKARVALARGKNLHDKREALKRKEADREARSAMKNYK, encoded by the coding sequence ATGATAAAAGAACTTACAAAAAATAGAAAAGCTTTCCACGACTTCGAAATTTTAGAAAATTTCGAAGCTGGCGTGGTTTTAAAGGGTAGCGAGGTCAAGTCCTTGCGCGCTGGCAGGGCAAATCTCAAAGACAGCTTTTGTCGCATAATAAGAGGCGAGTTGTTTTTGCTGGGGGCGCACATAAGCTATTTGGAGCATACTAACCCGCATTTTCGCCCAGACGAAAAGGCCCCAAGGAAGCTTTTAATGCACAAAAAGCAAATTGACAAACTTCTAGGTCATGTCAGCAAGGACGGCCTTACGCTGGTTGTTACTTCGCTGTATCTAAACGACAAAAACCGCGTCAAGGCTAGGGTGGCACTAGCGCGTGGTAAAAACCTGCATGATAAAAGAGAGGCGCTAAAACGCAAGGAAGCCGACAGGGAGGCTAGAAGCGCGATGAAAAATTATAAATAG
- the truB gene encoding tRNA pseudouridine(55) synthase TruB, giving the protein MNRLFLANKPAGISSNQFLGRLKRKYGVKKAGFSGTLDPFASGALVIGFGEYTRFFRFLRKAPKIYIATLWFGASSQSGDNENIYSVENVPKLSMEQILGARDSLLGEVRYTPPKFSAKKIDGVRAYELARRGEEVALKEQVMSVYECEILSYRHPFLSFKISVSEGGYIRSYGKLLCEKLGVCGTLSALCRVSEGAFSLENPKFMSEASINPKDYLNLKENFYNGDKNEILLGKKLRAQNFNFQNSGEYLINLGEFHAIIEICDGEVKYLWNRIKI; this is encoded by the coding sequence ATGAATAGACTTTTTTTAGCAAACAAACCTGCCGGAATTTCATCAAATCAGTTTTTAGGACGCTTGAAGCGCAAATACGGCGTGAAAAAAGCTGGATTTTCTGGCACGCTAGATCCCTTTGCTAGCGGGGCTTTGGTCATTGGCTTTGGCGAATACACGAGATTTTTTCGCTTTTTGCGTAAGGCTCCAAAAATCTATATCGCCACGCTGTGGTTTGGTGCTAGTAGCCAAAGTGGCGATAACGAAAACATTTATAGCGTAGAAAATGTGCCAAAGCTTAGCATGGAGCAAATTTTAGGCGCAAGGGATAGCTTGCTGGGCGAGGTGCGATACACACCACCAAAATTTAGCGCGAAAAAAATCGATGGCGTGCGTGCGTATGAACTAGCAAGGCGTGGCGAGGAAGTAGCGCTTAAAGAGCAGGTTATGAGCGTGTATGAGTGCGAAATCCTAAGCTATCGCCACCCGTTTTTAAGCTTTAAAATTTCAGTTAGCGAGGGCGGATATATCCGCTCATACGGCAAACTTCTTTGCGAAAAGCTAGGCGTGTGCGGGACACTAAGCGCGCTTTGCCGAGTAAGTGAGGGCGCATTTAGCCTAGAAAATCCGAAATTTATGAGTGAGGCTAGCATAAATCCGAAAGATTATCTAAATTTAAAAGAAAATTTTTATAATGGCGATAAAAATGAAATTTTGCTCGGCAAAAAACTTCGCGCGCAAAATTTTAATTTTCAAAACAGTGGCGAATATTTGATAAATTTGGGCGAATTTCACGCGATAATCGAAATTTGCGATGGCGAAGTAAAATATTTATGGAATAGGATAAAGATTTGA
- a CDS encoding TlpA family protein disulfide reductase — translation MRKILTLIFAGLLLCGCNDESAQNAQNSEAMAKFTPFSVGEKFSLKSVVGGEVVIERTNKGFKLAGSDKILMFDIFGTYCEPCKIEAPHLMDYQLKNADDFIMVGLIHFEDITDAQVVENFTKKYNAYYFIANDKQNSRIVEQILTDINYRHALSIPFKVVFKDGEYQTLTDINEGDERGKPYYLGMVSTKVIEKDMLRIKNGNAN, via the coding sequence ATGAGAAAAATTTTAACGCTGATTTTTGCTGGATTGCTTCTTTGTGGTTGTAATGATGAAAGTGCGCAAAATGCGCAAAATAGCGAAGCGATGGCAAAATTTACCCCATTTAGCGTGGGCGAAAAATTTAGCTTAAAAAGCGTCGTGGGTGGCGAAGTGGTTATCGAGCGCACAAACAAGGGCTTTAAACTAGCTGGAAGCGATAAAATTTTGATGTTTGATATCTTTGGGACATATTGCGAGCCGTGCAAAATCGAGGCTCCACACCTAATGGACTATCAGCTAAAAAACGCAGATGATTTTATAATGGTGGGCCTTATTCACTTCGAGGATATCACAGACGCGCAGGTCGTGGAGAATTTCACCAAAAAATACAATGCGTATTATTTCATAGCAAACGACAAACAAAATTCCCGAATTGTGGAGCAAATTTTAACCGATATCAACTACCGCCACGCACTTTCAATCCCATTTAAGGTGGTTTTTAAGGACGGCGAGTATCAGACACTGACAGATATAAATGAGGGAGATGAGCGCGGAAAGCCGTATTATTTAGGTATGGTCTCTACTAAGGTGATAGAAAAAGATATGCTTAGGATAAAAAATGGCAACGCAAACTAG
- a CDS encoding 4-(cytidine 5'-diphospho)-2-C-methyl-D-erythritol kinase: MKSFAKINVFLKITGANGAFHDIASRFVLCHELYDEISFERGERGGFCIECNEKIAGKNIIQSAYERLCESGYKNELDEFFAKFYVKLYKQIPAGGGLGGGSSNCAAFLKMINDELNLGISKPNLMQIANSLGSDICFFLSGERSANVSGKGEIIEAFDDEIPPLRLCLKGLFCDTGAVYREFRKNHFNKIDLGLANKLLKLKSSEILSNFDADSLNDLLAPARALYPDLRLEKGEFLSGSGSSCFKVDLR, encoded by the coding sequence TTGAAAAGTTTTGCTAAAATAAATGTTTTTTTGAAAATTACTGGCGCAAACGGCGCATTTCACGATATCGCCTCTCGTTTCGTGCTTTGTCATGAGCTTTATGACGAGATTAGCTTTGAGCGTGGCGAGCGGGGCGGATTTTGCATAGAGTGCAATGAAAAAATTGCTGGTAAAAACATAATCCAAAGCGCATACGAGCGGCTGTGCGAGAGCGGTTACAAAAACGAGCTCGATGAATTTTTTGCAAAATTTTATGTAAAACTTTACAAACAAATTCCAGCAGGCGGTGGATTGGGTGGCGGTAGCAGTAACTGCGCCGCGTTTTTAAAAATGATAAATGATGAGCTAAATTTGGGAATTTCAAAGCCAAATTTAATGCAAATTGCAAATTCGCTCGGAAGCGATATTTGCTTTTTTTTAAGTGGTGAGCGAAGCGCAAATGTGAGTGGCAAAGGCGAAATAATCGAAGCGTTTGATGATGAAATTCCGCCACTTAGGCTTTGCCTAAAAGGGCTATTTTGCGATACTGGCGCGGTGTATAGGGAATTTAGAAAAAATCATTTTAATAAAATTGATTTAGGCTTAGCTAACAAACTTTTAAAGCTAAAATCAAGCGAAATTTTAAGTAATTTTGACGCTGATAGCCTAAATGATTTGCTAGCCCCAGCGCGCGCACTTTATCCAGATTTGCGCCTAGAAAAGGGCGAGTTTTTAAGCGGAAGTGGCAGTTCGTGCTTCAAGGTAGATTTAAGGTAG
- a CDS encoding ATP-dependent Clp protease adaptor ClpS: MATQTSTKVRVKTFKPSPYRVVLLNDDVTPMDFVVIILIEIFAHTTQNAVKIMLNVHKNGRGICGVYAKEIAKSKQEAVLEAAAREGFPLKCIIEEDK, from the coding sequence ATGGCAACGCAAACTAGCACAAAGGTGCGAGTTAAGACCTTCAAACCCTCGCCGTATCGCGTGGTGCTACTAAATGACGATGTTACGCCAATGGATTTTGTGGTGATAATTTTAATCGAAATTTTCGCTCACACCACGCAAAACGCAGTCAAAATTATGCTAAATGTCCATAAAAATGGGCGCGGGATTTGTGGGGTATATGCCAAAGAGATCGCCAAAAGCAAGCAAGAAGCCGTTTTAGAGGCAGCCGCGAGAGAGGGCTTCCCGCTAAAATGTATTATAGAGGAGGATAAATGA
- the sstT gene encoding serine/threonine transporter SstT, which translates to MTYLDKLIQSYSNKSLIMRIIIGLLLGAALGYFARVGVSGLDLDGGETNAWSNIANLARLFGDFFVSALKAVAPVLVFILILSSLVNKTFGSTTGLKRVIVLYIVGTLLAAFVGVGVSFMFPTPIALDGVDAANSPAPANVWEVLKTTFFKIVDNPVNALSSGNYVGIVAWAVGLGIALKFCTNETKRFIGDLSEGVTKIIQVVIQLAPIGIFGIITYTVYDLGVEGLATYAKLTGVLVLALILVAVVVNPLIVFFVTKKNPFPIVFTCLKESGIPAFFTRSSAANIPVNMNLCKKLGVDDELSSISIPLGATVNMAGAAVVIAILALSTAYTLGIHPDFGTALLLCVVSAVGACGTSGVPGGSLMLIPLACALFGIDNDIAFKVITVGVIISVIQDSMETALNSSTDALFTIIVSQTSKH; encoded by the coding sequence ATGACTTATTTAGATAAGCTAATACAAAGTTACAGCAACAAAAGCCTGATAATGCGCATTATCATCGGACTTTTGCTCGGTGCTGCGCTAGGGTATTTTGCTAGGGTCGGTGTATCTGGGCTGGATTTAGACGGCGGTGAAACAAATGCGTGGAGTAATATAGCGAATTTGGCTAGATTGTTTGGTGATTTTTTCGTAAGTGCGCTTAAAGCTGTCGCCCCAGTGCTAGTTTTTATTCTAATTTTAAGTTCGCTTGTCAATAAAACTTTTGGAAGCACGACAGGACTAAAAAGAGTTATCGTGCTTTATATCGTAGGCACGCTTTTGGCTGCTTTTGTTGGCGTTGGAGTAAGCTTTATGTTTCCGACTCCGATTGCGCTTGATGGCGTTGACGCGGCAAACTCACCTGCACCTGCAAATGTCTGGGAAGTGCTAAAAACTACATTTTTCAAAATCGTTGATAACCCTGTAAATGCCCTTTCTAGCGGTAATTATGTCGGTATTGTCGCATGGGCGGTAGGACTTGGAATCGCGCTTAAATTTTGCACGAACGAAACCAAACGCTTCATCGGCGATTTAAGCGAAGGTGTAACGAAAATAATCCAAGTCGTAATCCAGCTTGCGCCAATCGGTATTTTTGGCATTATTACCTACACTGTGTATGATTTGGGCGTGGAAGGTCTAGCAACCTATGCTAAGCTTACAGGCGTGCTTGTGCTAGCACTTATTTTAGTAGCTGTTGTGGTAAATCCGCTAATCGTATTTTTCGTAACCAAGAAAAACCCTTTCCCTATCGTCTTTACCTGCCTTAAAGAGAGCGGAATTCCAGCGTTTTTCACACGCTCATCGGCTGCGAATATCCCTGTAAATATGAACCTTTGCAAAAAACTTGGCGTTGATGATGAGCTAAGCTCTATCTCTATCCCACTAGGAGCTACCGTAAATATGGCGGGAGCCGCTGTGGTTATCGCTATTTTGGCACTTTCGACTGCATACACGCTAGGAATTCACCCAGATTTTGGCACAGCTTTGCTTCTATGCGTAGTCTCAGCCGTGGGCGCATGTGGCACAAGTGGCGTGCCTGGCGGTTCGCTTATGCTTATTCCGCTTGCTTGTGCGCTTTTTGGTATCGACAACGATATCGCATTTAAGGTCATCACCGTCGGTGTCATAATCTCTGTAATCCAAGACTCAATGGAAACAGCCCTAAATAGCTCTACCGACGCACTTTTTACAATTATCGTTTCACAAACTTCAAAACATTAA